The Accipiter gentilis chromosome 7, bAccGen1.1, whole genome shotgun sequence genome includes a region encoding these proteins:
- the PIEZO1 gene encoding piezo-type mechanosensitive ion channel component 1 isoform X1, with the protein MERRALCAGLYWLLLPLALLAACLFRFNVLSLVYLLFLLLLPWFPGPTQHSAGGHTSRLLKALLGTSILFLLAHFVFQICLYTLPILDQLLGPSCSTWEVLARHIGVTRLDLSDIPNSVRLVAPDVGILLASSLCLCLCRRLVPKAGPAARGRRPESVDPLERGEEEDVERHGGTADGDTPLSARLRVTAHWLLWAAGKGLAILLLALAGITLPSASSSIYYLLFVGLCTWWACHLPTSRLAFDTLCFLVGIYAGGHLLCLYAYQTPFVQGVFPPPTIWARLFGFKDVVLYRNCSQPNALVLNTGHPWPVYANPGILLLLYYTVATLVKLRRLDARRTAVLAQPLARCPARELVELESWPKDTDGVAEDTKPMLSPSTGKPGSGAENCTVHVMGNSPQLGKPVPATSPSARAAHGPGGGSRSPSLWPGRRRPAERLPLHALGHVIMKQSYVCALIAMMVWSITYHSWLTFVLLLWACLIWTVRSRHHFAMLCSPFLLLYGIALCSLQYVWGMDLAPELPTRVGFMSLEQLGLVHPKYPCLDLGAKLLLTLTFWLLLRQFVKEKLLTRRCPATPLLEVTVSDTEPSRQRDVLKALGVLVRDFYAKYWICVCAGMFIVVSFAGRLVVYKIVYMFLFLLCLTLFQVYYSLWRKVLKGFWWLVVAYTMLVLIAVYTFQFEDFPMYWRNLTGLTDEQLGDLGLKQFSVSELFSSTLIPGFFLLACILQLHYFHRPFMHITDVEHIPAATMPACHIPRPEELHGSRLLRDAAAAENAVTSDSDTASQAPTKWGLVLERLIVLGWTFSDTLTRAQVFVGRLLELHILKLVALYTVWVALQEVSLMNFLLVLLWAFAMPYCRFRHMASCLSTVWTCIIIVCKMLYQLKIVDPSEYSSNCTQPQLNGTNLNPEELGNSTLYRGPVDPANWFGIRKGYPNLGYIQNHLLVLLLLVFEAVVYRRQEYYRKQHQLVAPVTETIFEDISREHLDHGLGSCAKYFLNYFYYKFGLEICFLMTVNVIGQRMNFMVILHGCWLVVILTRRRRAAIARLWPKYCLFLVVFLLYQYLLCVGMPPALCVDYPWRWTRALPFNSALIKWLYLPDFFVAPKSTNLINDFALLLCAAQQWRVFEAERTEEWLRAAGENTDRLDLARDPHNPTPNFIHCRSYLDMVKVVVFRYLFWFVLVVVFITGATRISLFGLGYLLACFYLLLFGTAMLRKPARARLVLWDCLILYNITVIISKNMLSLLSCVFVQQMQSNFCWVIQLFSLVCTVKGYYDPKEMGKDQDCSLPVEEAGIIWDSICFFFLLLQRRVFLSYYYLHVMLDLQASALQASRGVALFKASTLKSMHSHRQAEKKSLAQLKRQMERIRAKQEKYHQERLPRGTGEGQDEARPAPSSPADPSRQRERWWRPWLDHAAVLHSGEYFLFESDSEEEEEAAVPEEPQPGRQSAFQLAYQAWVTNTRTALRQQEQPEAAGAEVAAGDSGVREEELEAPEEAEGQEEEEEEGSERGNVVQRVLNTLRFLWVLCRAMVDGLTQWLDTCTREHADMSTVLCLERYVLTRRLATGEDMHRGVLDELYLLPPEEPPAEELNPRGAGGADPQNGVASSGHQGATPGPVGCPLPTGSQEQVTILESQEDVAGSQELLALPQNRSRTASELLLSRRLYFPELEESERFYRSHNRFLKLLLAGYRCVAAHSELLCYFIIILNNMVTASVISLFLPILVFLWAMLSIPRPSKRFWMTAIIFTEVMVVVKYLFQFGFFPWNGYTMLVRNEGKPFFPPRILGLEKTDRYIKYDLIQLLALFFHRSLLLSYGLWDHEEDSFPKKKAEAEQVEDEEEEERREEAASPTGEEGTEVSAEQGTPGAATGPEPEGDAVGQEKGAGAMQLRFRRKRRWGKKQPEAAPEEGDGEEEEEEEEEEEAKQSHAQKKLKAFGLQVKLFFLTMAQNMYRPVRGFFWDILHTQHRAATDVYAFMFLADVVDFIIIIFGFWAFGKHSAAADITSSLSDDQVPEAFLVMLLIQFTTMVIDRALYLRKTVLGKLIFQVILVFSIHLWMFFILPAVTERLFSLNTVAQLWYFVKCIYFSLSAYQIRCGYPTRILGNFLTKKYNHLNLFLFQGFRLVPFLVELRAVMDWVWTDTTLSLSNWMCVEDIYANIFIIKCSRETEKKYPQPKGQKKKKIVKYGMGGLIILFLVAIIWFPLLFMSLVRSVVGVVNHPIDVTVTLKLGGYEPLFTMSAQQQSIQPFTPQDYEALTNQFERQPVAMQFITLYGYEDIVRARIEGSSGSLWSISPPSREQMRRELQNGSSDITLRLTWTFQRDLGKGGTVEHTFDKHTTDLQPGAPQRMELAQLLQGTRDAPVQVPKLFPKYIRAPNGPEANPVKQLLPDGEDSYLDVEVQLKRERAGAGRGGDSFLEWWVVRLKEATPSDGNILPMIIFNDKVSPPSLGFLAGYGIMGLYVSIVLVIGKFVRGFFSEISHSIMFEELPCVDRILKLCQDIFLVRETGELELEEELYAKLIFLYRSPETMIKWTREKE; encoded by the exons cctgccTTTTCCGATTCAACGTCCTCTCCTTGGTGtacctgcttttcctgctgctcctgccctggttCCCGGGGCCCACCCAGCACTCCGCCGGAG GTCACACCAGCCGCCTCCTCAAAGCTCTTCTGGGGACcagcatcctcttcctcctcgcccacttcgttttccaaatatgcctaTACACGCTGCCCATCCTGGACCAGCTGCTGGGGCCCAGCT GCAGCACCTGGGAGGTCCTCGCCCGGCACATCGGGGTCACCAG GCTGGACTTGAGCGACATCCCCAATTCGGTGCGTCTCGTGGCACCCGACGTTGGCATCCTGCTGGCCTCGTCcctctgcctgtgcctgtgccGCCGTCTCGTCCCCAAGGCCGGTCCTGCCGCCCGCGGCCGGAGGCCGGAGTCCGTGGACCCCCTTGAGCGG ggggaagaggaggacgTGGAGCGGCACGGCGGCACGGCCGATGGGGACACGCCGCTGAGCGCCAGGCTGCGGGTGACGGCTCACTGGTTGCTCTGGGCGGCTGGGAAGGGTCTGGCCATCCTACtgctggccttggccg GGATCACCCTGCCCTCCGCCTCCTCCAGCATCTACTACCTGCTCTTTGTGGGGCTGTGTACGTGGTGGGCTTGCCACCTTCCCACCAGCCGCCTGGCCTTCGACACCCTCTGCTTCCTCGTCGGCATCTACGCCGGCGGCCACCTCCTCTGCCTCTATGCCTACCAGACGCCCTTTGTCCAGGGGGTCTTCCCGCCCCCCACGATCTGGGCACG GCTGTTCGGCTTCAAGGATGTCGTCCTGTACCGCAACTGCTCCCAGCCCAACGCCCTGGTGCTCAACACCGGCCACCCCTGGCCCGTCTACGCCAACCCCGGCATCCTGCTCCTGCTCTACTACACTGTGGCCACCCTGGTGAAGCTGCGCCGGCTGGATGCCAGG AGAACCGCGGTGCTGGCACAGCCGCTGGCAAGGTGCCCGGcgagggagctggtggagctgGAGAGCTGGCCCAAGGACACCGACGGCGTGGCTGAGGACACCaag cccatgctATCCCCCAGCACCGGGAAGCCAGGCAGCGGTGCCGAAAACTGCACCGTCCACGTCATGGGCAACTCACCGCAGCTGGGTAAGCCTGTCCCCGCCACCTCCCCCTCCGCAAGGGCTGCCCATGGCCCAGGGGGTGGCTCACGGTCCCCCTCCCTGTGGCCAGGCAGGAGGCGTCCGGCGGAGCGGCTGCCCCTGCACGCCCTGGGCCACGTCATCATGAAACAGAGCTACGTCTGTGCCCTCATCGCCATGATG gtgtGGAGCATCACCTACCACAGCTGGCTGACCTTCGTGctgctgctctgggcatgcctcaTCTGGACGGTGCGGAGCCGGCATCACTTTGCCATGCTCTGCTcgcctttcctcctcctctacgGCATCGCTCTCTGCAGCCTGCAGTACGTCTGGGGTATGGATCTGGCCCCCGAGCTGCCCACCCGCGTCGGCTTCATGAGCCTCGAACAGTTGGGGCTGGTGCACCCCAAATATCCCTGCTTGGACCTGGGGGCCAAG CTCCTGCTCACCCTCaccttctggctgctgctgcggcaGTTCGTTAAGGAGAAGCTGCTAACGAGGAGGTGCCCGGCCACCCCGCTCCTGGAGGTGACCGTCTCGGACACGG AGCCCAGCCGGCAGCGGGACGTGCTGAAGGCGCTGGGGGTCCTGGTGCGGGATTTCTATGCCAAATACTGGATCTGCGTCTGTGCCGGCATGTTCATCGTGGTGAGCTTCGCCGGGCGCCTTGTCGTCTACAAGATCGTCTAcatgttccttttcctcctttgcctcACCCTCTTCCAG GTGTACTACAGCCTGTGGCGCAAGGTGCTGAAGGGCTTCTGGTGGCTGGTGGTGGCGTACACCATGCTGGTGCTCATCGCCGTCTACACCTTCCAGTTTGAAGATTTCCCCATGTACTGGAGGAACCTGACGGGCCTCACCGACGAGCA gCTAGGCGACCTGGGTCTGAAGCAGTTCAGCGTCTCCGAGCTCTTCTCCAGCACCCTCATCCCGGGCTTCTTCCTCCTGGCCTGCATCCTCCAGCTCCATTACTTCCACCGCCCCTTCATGCACATCACCGACGTGGAGCACATCCCTGCTGCCACCATGCCAGCCTGCCACATCCCCAG GCCTGAGGAGCTGCACGGGAGCCGGCTGCTGCGGGATGCGGCTGCTGCCGAGAATGCCGTGACGAGTGACTCCGACACCGCGTCACAGG CGCCCACCAAATGGGGACTGGTACTGGAGCGCCTGATCGTGCTGGGCTGGACCTTCTCGGACACGTTGACCCGCGCACAGGTCTTTGTGGGGCGCCTGTTGGAGCTCCACATCCTCAAGCTGGTGGCTCTCTACACCGTCTGGGTGGCCCTGCAGGAG GTATCGCTGATGAATTTcttgctggtgctgctgtgggCCTTCGCCATGCCCTACTGCCGTTTCCGCCACATGGCCTCCTGCCTCTCCACTGTCTGGACCTGCATCATCATCGTCTGCAAGATGCTCTACCAGCTCAAGATCGTCGACCCCAGCGAGTACTCCAGCAACTGCACCCAG CCCCAGCTCAACGGCACCAACCTGAACCCAGAGGAGCTGGGTAACTCCACGCTGTACCGCGGCCCCGTGGACCCTGCCAACTGGTTCGGCATCCGCAAGGGTTACCCCAACCTGGGCTACATCCAG AACCAcctcctggtgctgctgctgctggtgttcGAGGCGGTGGTGTACCGGCGCCAGGAGTATTACCGCAAGCAGCACCAGCTAGTGGCCCCCGTCACCGAGACCATCTTTGAGGACATCTCCCGCGAGCATCTCGACCACGGCCTCGGCAGCTGTGCCAAATACTTCCTCAACTACTTCTACTACAAGTTTGGCTTGGAG ATCTGCTTCCTGATGACGGTGAATGTGATCGGGCAACGGATGAACTTCATGGTTATCCTGCACGGTTGCTGGCTGGTCGTCATCCTGACGCGGCGCCGGCGGGCGGCCATCGCCCGCCTCTGGCCCAAGTACTGCCTCTTCCTCGTCGTCTTCCTCCTCTACCAGTACTTGCTGTGCGTGGGCATGCCGCCCGCCCTCTGCGTGG ACTATCCGTGGCGCTGGACCCGAGCCCTCCCCTTCAACTCGGCGCTCATCAAGTGGCTCTACCTGCCTGACTTCTTCGTGGCCCCCAAATCCACCAACCTCATCA ATGACTTCGCGCTGCTGCTGTGTGCGGCCCAGCAGTGGCGGGTCTTCGAGGCCGAGCGCACCGAGGAATGGCTGCGGGCGGCCGGCGAGAACACTGACCGGCTCGACCTGGCGCGGGACCCCCACAACCCCACGCCCAACTTCATCCACTGCCG GTCATACCTGGACATGGTGAAGGTGGTGGTCTTCCGCTACCTCTTCTGGTTCGTCCTGGTGGTGGTCTTCATCACCGGAGCCACCCGCATCAGCCTATTCGGCCTCGGCTACCTGCTGGCCTGCTTCTACCTCCTCCTCTTCGGCACTGCCATGCTGCGCAAGCCGGCCCGGGCTCGCCTTGTGCTCTGGGACTGCCTCATCCTCTACAACATCACCGTCATCATCTCCAAAAACATGCTGTCG CTCCTCTCCTGCGTCTTCGTGCAGCAGATGCAGAGCAACTTCTGCTGGGTGATCCAGCTCTTCAGCCTGGTCTGCACTGTCAAGGGCTACTACGACC CCAAGGAGATGGGGAAGGACCAGGACTGCTCGCTGCCCGTGGAGGAGGCGGGCATCATCTGGGACAGCAtctgcttcttcttcctcctgctccagcgCCGCGTCTTCCTCAGCTACTACTACTTGCACGTCATGCTGGACCTCCAGGCCTCTGCGCTGCAGGCTTCCAG GGGTGTCGCGCTGTTCAAGGCCAGCACCCTGAAGAGCATGCACTCCCACCGGCAAGCCGAGAAGAAGTCGCTGGCTCAGCTGAAGCGGCA GATGGAGCGGATCCGAGCCAAGCAGGAGAAGTACCACCAGGAGCGGCTGCCCCGTGGCACCGGTGAGGGGCAGGATGAGGCCAGGCCAG CGCCCAGCAGCCCGGCGGACCCTTCCCGGCAGAGGGAGCGGTGGTGGCGGCCATGGTTAGACCACGCCGCAG TGCTGCATTCGGGGGAATACTTCCTCTTTGAGTCGgacagcgaggaggaggaggaggcagcggtGCCAGAGGAGccgcagccaggcaggcagagcgCTTTCCAG CTCGCCTACCAGGCCTGGGTGACCAACACTAGGACAGCACtgcggcagcaggagcagccggAGGCAGCCGGTGCTGAGGTGGCTGCAG GGGACAGCGGAGTGAgggaggaggagttggaagcaCCTGAAGAGGCTGAAggccaggaggaagaggaggaggaaggctccg agcGGGGCAACGTGGTGCAGCGAGTGCTGAACACCCTGCGGTTCCTGTGGGTGCTGTGCCGGGCCATGGTGGACGGGTTGACCCAGTGGCTGGACACCTGCACTCGGGAGCACGCCGACATGTCCACCGTCCTGTGCCTCGAAAGATACGTCCTCACGCGCCGGCTGGCCACG GGAGAGGACATGCACCGCGGGGTCCTGGACGAGCTCTACCTGCTGCCGCCGGAGGAGCCCCCAGCTGAGGAGCTAAACCCACGGGGGGCCGGGGGTGCGGACCCCCAAAACGGCGTCGCTTCCAG CGGGCACCAAGGAGCCACCCCCGGCCCGGTGGGATGCCCGCTGCCCACCGGCAGCCAGGAGCAGGTGACAATTTTGGAGAGCCAGGAGGACGTGGCTGGGTCTCAGGAGCTCCTGGCCTTGCCCCAGAACCGGAGCCGGACAGCCAGCGAGCTCCTCCTGAGCAG GCGGCTGTACTTCCCTGAGCTGGAAGAGTCGGAGCGGTTTTATCGGTCCCACAACCGGTTCCTGAAGCTGCTGCTAGCTGGGTACCGCTGCGTGGCTGCCCACTCCGAGCTGCTCTGCTACTTCATCATCATCCTCAACAACATGGTGACTGCCTCCGTCATCTCCCTCTTCCTGCCCATCCTTGTCTTCCTCTGGGCCATGCTCTCCATCCCCCGGCCCAGCAAGCGCTTCTGGATGACCGCCATCATCTTCACCGAG gtgatggtggtggtgaaatACCTCTTCCAGTTTGGGTTCTTCCCCTGGAACGGCTACACCATGCTGGTGCGCAATGAGGGCAAGCCCTTCTTCCCACCCCGCATCCTGGGCTTGGAGAAGACTGACCGCTACATCAAGTATGACCTCATCCAGCTCCTGGCCCTCTTCTTCCATCGCTCCCTGCTGCTG TCCTACGGGCTGTGGGACCACGAGGAGGACTCCTTCCCCAAGAAgaaggcagaggcagagcaggtggaggatgaggaagaagaggagaggcGGGAGGAAGCAGCGTCCCCCACGGGTGAGGAAGGGACAGAGGTATCGGCAGAGCAGGGGACACCGGGCGCAGCCACAGGGCCGGAGCCGGAGGGTGATGCCGTGGGGCAGGAAAAGGGGGCCGGGGCGATGCAGCTCCGCTTCAGGAGGAAGAGGCGATGGGGGAAGAAGCAACCGGAGGCGGCTCCGGAGGAAG gggatggggaggaggaggaggaggaggaggaagaggaagaggcaaaACAGAGCCACGCTCAGAAGAAACTGAAGGCGTTTGGGCTGCAGGTCAAGCTCTTCTTCCTCACCAT GGCACAGAACATGTACCGGCCAGTGCGCGGGTTCTTCTGGGACATCCTGCACACCCAGCACCGGGCAGCCACCGACGTCTACGCCTTCATGTTCCTGGCCGATGTGGTCgacttcatcatcatcatcttcggCTTCTGGGCTTTCGGG AAACACTCAGCGGCTGCCGACATCACCTCCTCACTGTCAGATGACCAAGTGCCAGAGGCCTTCTTGGTCATGCTGCTCATCCAGTTCACCACCATGGTCATCGACCGCGCACTCTACCTCCGCAAGACCGTGCTGGGCAAGCTCATCTTCCAGGTCATCTTGGTCTTCAGCATCCACCTCTGGATGTTCTTCATCCTGCCGGCTGTCACCGAAAG GTTGTTCAGCCTCAACACAGTGGCCCAGCTGTGGTACTTCGTGAAGTGCATCTACTTCTCACTGTCCGCCTACCAGATCCGCTGCGGCTACCCTACCCGCATCCTGGGCAACTTCCTCACCAAGAAATACAACCACCTCAACCTCTTCCTCTTCCAGGG GTTTCGCCTCGTGCCCTTCCTGGTGGAGCTGCGGGCCGTCATGGACTGGGTCTGGACGGACACCACGCTGTCTCTCTCCAACTGGATGTGCGTGGAGGACATCTACGCCAACATCTTCATCATCAAGTGCAGCCGCGAGACGGAGAAG AAATACCCCCAGCCCAAGgggcagaagaagaagaagattgTGAAGTATGGCATGGGGGGCCTCATCATCCTCTTCCTCGTGGCCATCATCTGGTTCCCACTGCTCTTTATGTCGCTGGTGCGCTCCGTGGTGGGCGTTGTGAACCACCCCATCGACGTCACCGTCACCCTCAAGCTGGGGGGGTATGAG ccACTGTTCACCATGAGCGCCCAGCAGCAATCCATCCAGCCCTTCACCCCCCAGGACTACGAAGCCCTCACCAACCAATTTGAGAGGCAGCCG GTGGCCATGCAGTTCATCACGCTGTACGGCTACGAGGACATCGTGAGAGCTCGCATCGAGGGCAGCTCGGGCTCGCTCTGGAGCATCAGCCCCCCCAGCCGGGAACAGATGCGACGAGAGCTGCAGAACGGCTCCTCCGACATCACCCTCCGCCTCACCTGGACCTTCCAGAG GGACCTGGGCAAAGGGGGGACGGTGGAGCACACCTTCGACAAGCACACCACCGACCTGCAGCCCGGCGCGCCCCAGCGCATGGAGctggcccagctgctgcagggcaccCGTGATGCCCCCGT GCAAGTGCCCAAACTCTTCCCCAAATACATCCGGGCGCCCAACGGTCCCGAAGCCAACCCCGTCAAGCAGCTGCTGCCAG ATGGGGAGGACAGCTACCTGGACGTGGAGGTGCAGCTGAAACGGGAGCGTGCGGGCGCTGGCCGAGGGGGTGACAGCTTCTTGGAGTGGTGGGTGGTACGGCTGAAGGAGGCCACCCCCAGCGACGGCAACATCCTCCCTATGATCATCTTCAACGATAAAGTcagcccccccagcctgggcttcTTGGCTGGCTACGG GATCATGGGGCTGTACGTCTCCATTGTGCTGGTGATCGGGAAGTTCGTGCGGGGTTTCTTCAGTGAGATCTCGCACTCCATCATGTTCGAGGAGCTGCCCTGCGTGGACCGCATCCTGAAGCTGTGCCAGGACATCTTCCTGGTGCGGGAAACGGGcgagctggagctggaggaagagctCTATGCCAAGCTCATCTTCCTCTACCGCTCCCCCGAGACCATGATCAAGTGGACGCGGGAGAAGGAGTAA